A window of the Zeugodacus cucurbitae isolate PBARC_wt_2022May chromosome 4, idZeuCucr1.2, whole genome shotgun sequence genome harbors these coding sequences:
- the LOC105221061 gene encoding ubiquitin-conjugating enzyme E2 C: protein MAQNISPEHSGVDSAKQGANSCAAKHGHAVSKRLQKELMNLMMATEKGISAFPDGENIFKWIGTIAGPANTVYVGQKYRLSLEFPNSYPYAPPAVKFLTPCFHPNVDLAGCICLDILKDKWSALYDVRTILLSIQSLLGEPNNDSPLNAQAAMMWADQDEYKKYLDAFYEKHKDT from the exons atgGCTCAAAACATCAGTCCAGAGCATAGTGGAGTAGACTCTGCGAAACAAGGTGCCAACTCCTGTGCTGCAAAGCATGGGCATGCAGTTAGTAAACG TCTTCAGAAAGAGTTGATGAACTTAATGATGGCAACAGAGAAAGGCATATCAGCATTCCCCGAtggagaaaatatatttaaatggatTGGTACGATTGCTGGTCCAGCCAATACTGTATATGTGGGTCAAAAGTATCGACTCTCATTGGAGTTTCCAAATTCATATCCATACGCACCACCagctgtaaaatttttgacacccTGTTTCCATCCAAACGTCGATCTAGCTGGCTGCATATGTTTGGATATATTAAAAGATAAATGGTCGGCATTATATGATGTACGCACAATCCTGCTGTCCATTCAATCGCTATTGGGTGAGCCTAACAATGACAGTCCGCTAAACGCTCAGGCGGCAATGATGTGGGCGGATCAAGACGAGTACAAAAAATACCTGGATGCCTTCTACGAAAAACACAAGGACACATAA
- the LOC105221060 gene encoding kxDL motif-containing protein CG10681 gives MAQSFQGVQSPSGKSNNGNATENVTPESEFEGFHNYTAAEVFIQGLAGLVNQGDVETMIRAQKQMLQRFEKTNEMMLNCNQLSQSRLKNANDDFKKHVKLLTEMKKDLDYIFRKVRSIKQKLSVQYPLAYAEAQPQRSSLAEEAEDETEARSSKTNIEQKNVESCTNADDESAKNTRDSLKKSTTVEYVQMEEAVDNGKPIENELIKRVCSIETTNPNDSSDCTSEDTG, from the exons ATGGCTCAATCTTTTCAGGGAGTTCAATCCCCTTCCGGAAAAAGTAACAATGGTAACGCAACAGAGAATGTTACACctgaaagtgaatttgaaggTTTCCACAACTACACGGCTGCTGAAGTCTTTATACAAGGATTAGCAGGATTAGTCAATCAGGGCGATGTTGAAACTATGATTCGAGCACAAAAGCAAAT gctACAGCGATTTGAAAAAACGAATGAGATGATGTTAAACTGTAATCAGTTATCACAAAGTCGTCTTAAAAACGCGAATGATGACTTCAAGAAGCATGTGAAATTACtaactgaaatgaaaaaagaTCTCGATTATATTTTCCGGAAAGTACGGTCCATAAAACAAAAGCTAAGCGTGCAGTATCCTTTAGCATACGCAGAAGCACAGCCTCAGCGAAGCAGTTTGGCAGAGGAAGCAGAAGATGAGACAGAAGCGAGAAGTTCTAAAACGAATATAGAGCAAAAGAATGTAGAAAGCTGCACTAATGCTGATGATGAATCAGCGAAAAATACAAGAGATTCATTAAAGAAAAGCACAACCGTTGAATATGTACAAATGGAAGAAGCCGTTGACAATGGCAAACCCattgaaaatgaattaattaaacgTGTATGCTCAATTGAAACCACTAACCCCAA
- the LOC105221062 gene encoding ubiquitin-conjugating enzyme E2 T-like — MNNKIKKMRIPVELNQLLKNKSDHGISCVAESNDDNYSNLLAKVPGPKGSPYEDGVFKLKITFGTQYPFQPPTFKFSTPIYHPNIDNTGKICLDLLRMPPAGSYNPAITLESMLLSIQLLLASPNPDDPLNSEAADLYKTNLEEFNSKTRELVRKECSNDQNEYIEVSATKRLK; from the exons atgaataataaaattaagaaaatgagAATCCCAGTTGAGCTGAATCAATTGCTGAAGAATAAAAGTGATCACG GTATTTCATGTGTTGCGGAATCAAATGATGACAATTATTCGAACTTATTGGCGAAAGTCCCCGGACCCAAAGGTTCACCATACGAGGACGGTGTATTCAAACTTAAGATAACATTTGGCACCCAGTATCCTTTCCAACCACCAACATTCAAGTTCTCAACACCCATTTATCATCCGAACATTGACAACA CGGGTAAAATTTGTTTGGATCTATTACGTATGCCGCCGGCAGGCTCTTATAATCCCGCTATTACACTGGAGTCGATGCTACTCTCCATACAATTACTTCTGGCTTCTCCGAACCCAGATGACCCTTTAAATAGTGAAGCAGCGGATCTATACAAAACTAATCTGGAAGAATTCAATAGTAAAACACGTGAATTGGTGCGAAAGGAATGTTCTAATGATCAGAATGAGTATATAGAAGTGTCCGCTACAAAgcgtttgaaataa